The genomic region GACGCTGGCGGTGGGGGGAGTGTCGTTTCCGAAGAGCGAAGCGTTGCTTCCGGCGGCGATATGAACGTCGGCCATCGCGACGCCGTCGATCCGCATGAGCGTCCGATCCAGCTCGCCTTCCTGCGCCGTCTGCAAGCGGAGGCGCTCCACGGCGCTGCTGGTGCCCATCGTGATCTTGTCGAGGGATTCCATGCCGACGATCTTAGCGTTCTTGTCCAGAATATCCGCCGATTCGATATACATCATGGCGTTGCTGGCGTCTTTCGACGGAACGCTGATGGTGTTATCCCCGGCGTTGTACTTCATCTGAATGCCGTGTTCGGTCAGTGTCGATTGGATCGAAGAAGCGTCCTTGCCGGCGACGCCGCTATAAATGGTCTTATAGTCCGGCGACGTGGCGAGGCTGACGGCGAACACCATCCCGGCGAGAATGAGAAGCCCCATTCCCGTGGCGGAGGCGCGTGTGACGGGACTTGCCGTTTGCCACCAGTTACGCAGCGAATCCAGAATATTATTAAACGATCCCAAAGAAACTCACCTCTCCCGGTAAATCGAAACGATACGAAACGTCTGTGCGAACGAGGTCGATTACATCGACATCCGCATGACTTCCTGGTACGCTTCGACGACTTTGTTGCGGATCTGAGTCGTCATCTGGAGGGCGACGGTGGCTTGTTCGGAGGCGATCATCACGCCGTGAATATCGCTGGTCTTTCCCACCGCGAAGTCCTGAGCCAACGCGCCAGCGTGGTTCTGGGCTGTGTTGACGCTGTTCATCGCCGAAACCAGGGTCTGGCTGAACGAGGGAGTCAGAGCGTTGGGATCGCCGGCGCCGCCCATCAGCGAGGCGGCGGCTTGTCCGAGGCCGGCGGGCGATATCGTACCGGAAGCCGCAATGGGCGAAAACAAGTTCATCATTTCTTAGGTCTCCTGAAATCTCAAAAAAGTGTAAAGCGGTCGGGCAAAATCTTTAGGCGGTA from Capsulimonas corticalis harbors:
- the fliE gene encoding flagellar hook-basal body complex protein FliE gives rise to the protein MMNLFSPIAASGTISPAGLGQAAASLMGGAGDPNALTPSFSQTLVSAMNSVNTAQNHAGALAQDFAVGKTSDIHGVMIASEQATVALQMTTQIRNKVVEAYQEVMRMSM